The following proteins are encoded in a genomic region of Mycolicibacterium rutilum:
- a CDS encoding aromatic ring-hydroxylating oxygenase subunit alpha, which yields MKVPFTWKVTGWFVIGWSAEFPVGETRPLRYFGDDLVAYRDEAGELHVLSAHCRHLGAHIGHGGKVVGDCVECPFHGWRWGPDGTNRYIPYQPDRPNKALRLRVYPVVEQYGCVFAWHHPDGEPPRWELPDLFHKFPQFPTDEDAYYRPYPEFSSRAEREPVHPQIVAENGPDSAHFHYVHHATVTPVCLDWEVVDEEWRFLTGWPDAASDDPDKMALYIHSHLSGLGFAISAFEGSSNHRLIFACTPVEDGYSDMFYSIWWPRLPGDTSDVPPEEVRKKVERQFMGTVWDDLNIWRYQEYIEKPALSRIDAKPYMALRKWATQFYDVPASV from the coding sequence ATGAAAGTCCCGTTCACCTGGAAGGTCACCGGCTGGTTCGTCATCGGCTGGTCCGCGGAGTTCCCCGTCGGCGAGACGCGCCCGCTGCGGTACTTCGGCGACGACCTGGTGGCCTACCGCGACGAGGCCGGCGAACTGCACGTGCTGTCTGCCCACTGCCGGCACCTCGGCGCGCACATCGGCCACGGCGGCAAGGTCGTCGGCGACTGCGTGGAATGCCCGTTCCACGGCTGGCGGTGGGGCCCCGACGGCACCAACCGCTACATCCCCTATCAGCCGGACCGGCCCAACAAGGCGCTGCGGCTGCGGGTCTACCCGGTCGTCGAGCAGTACGGATGCGTGTTCGCCTGGCACCATCCCGACGGCGAACCACCCCGGTGGGAGCTGCCGGACCTGTTCCACAAGTTCCCGCAGTTCCCCACCGACGAAGATGCGTATTACCGCCCGTACCCGGAGTTCTCGAGCCGCGCCGAACGCGAACCGGTGCACCCGCAGATCGTCGCGGAGAACGGCCCCGACAGCGCGCACTTCCACTACGTGCACCACGCCACCGTCACCCCGGTGTGCCTCGACTGGGAGGTCGTCGACGAGGAGTGGCGGTTTTTGACGGGTTGGCCCGACGCCGCCAGCGACGACCCCGACAAGATGGCGCTCTACATCCACAGCCACCTGTCCGGTCTCGGGTTCGCGATCAGCGCCTTCGAGGGCTCGTCGAACCACCGGCTGATCTTCGCGTGCACACCGGTCGAGGACGGCTACTCGGACATGTTCTATTCGATCTGGTGGCCGCGGCTACCCGGTGACACCTCCGACGTCCCACCCGAGGAGGTGCGGAAGAAGGTCGAGCGCCAGTTCATGGGCACCGTGTGGGACGACCTCAACATCTGGCGCTACCAGGAGTACATCGAGAAGCCCGCGCTGTCGCGCATCGATGCGAAACCCTATATGGCGCTGCGGAAATGGGCGACGCAGTTTTACGACGTGCCCGCGTCGGTATGA
- a CDS encoding cysteine hydrolase — protein MTDLAQLVTPGRTAIVTQECQGAVVGPDAGLKALADEARREAVPNIARLLPVARSAGVAVVHCLVQRRDDGRGANSNAKIFRIGSGVAITPGTPGAELLPELGPEPSDVVLRRWHGIGPMGGTDLDSVLRNLGVSTIVAVGVSVNVAITNLVMDAVNAAYRVVVPRDAVAGIPTDYADAIIDNTLSLLATITTTDELMTAWK, from the coding sequence ATGACCGACCTCGCCCAGCTCGTCACACCCGGTCGCACCGCGATCGTCACCCAGGAATGCCAGGGCGCCGTCGTGGGCCCGGACGCGGGGCTCAAGGCGCTGGCCGACGAGGCCCGTCGTGAGGCGGTGCCCAACATCGCGCGCCTGCTGCCGGTGGCCCGCAGCGCCGGTGTCGCGGTGGTGCACTGCCTGGTGCAGCGCCGCGACGACGGTCGCGGGGCCAACTCCAACGCCAAGATCTTCCGGATCGGCAGCGGCGTGGCGATCACCCCGGGCACCCCTGGCGCCGAACTGCTGCCCGAACTGGGTCCCGAACCGTCTGACGTCGTGCTGCGCCGTTGGCACGGCATCGGCCCGATGGGCGGCACCGACCTCGACTCGGTACTGCGCAATCTCGGCGTGTCGACGATCGTCGCCGTCGGAGTCTCGGTCAACGTCGCGATCACGAACCTGGTCATGGACGCGGTCAATGCCGCCTATCGGGTGGTGGTGCCGCGTGACGCGGTGGCGGGCATCCCGACCGATTACGCGGATGCCATCATCGACAACACGTTGTCACTGCTGGCGACGATCACGACGACCGACGAGTTGATGACCGCCTGGAAGTAG
- a CDS encoding PaaI family thioesterase, whose product MTDTEDHIREFARIQPTSGTPQMGRFIAAMRRLQDITVSADPDAALWEASAAAIEEVCARLEEHRAPAGVAPAGRTTNLPGHGHPLMPPWQVVASGPEEVTMRGAFSRFHVGGNDAVHGGVIPLFYDWHFGMVVSAAGRPDSRTAYLHVDYRRVTPIEIPLEARAWIDAVEGRKLFVRATMTDAEGNVLSEANGLMIKLLAHQP is encoded by the coding sequence GTGACCGACACCGAGGACCACATCCGCGAGTTCGCCCGCATCCAGCCGACTTCGGGCACGCCGCAGATGGGCCGTTTCATCGCCGCGATGCGCCGCCTGCAGGACATCACGGTCTCCGCCGACCCGGATGCCGCGCTGTGGGAAGCGAGCGCGGCGGCCATCGAGGAGGTGTGCGCGCGACTGGAGGAGCACCGCGCCCCCGCCGGTGTGGCGCCCGCCGGGCGGACCACCAACCTGCCGGGCCACGGCCATCCGCTGATGCCGCCCTGGCAGGTGGTGGCGTCCGGGCCCGAGGAGGTCACCATGCGCGGTGCCTTCAGCCGGTTCCACGTCGGCGGCAACGACGCGGTGCACGGCGGGGTGATCCCGCTGTTCTACGACTGGCATTTCGGCATGGTGGTGTCGGCGGCGGGCCGGCCGGACAGCCGCACCGCCTATCTGCACGTCGACTACCGCCGGGTGACACCGATCGAGATACCGTTGGAGGCGCGGGCCTGGATCGACGCGGTCGAGGGCCGCAAGCTGTTCGTGAGGGCGACGATGACCGACGCCGAGGGCAACGTACTATCCGAGGCCAATGGTCTGATGATCAAACTGCTTGCCCACCAGCCTTGA